The following DNA comes from Streptococcus canis.
AAAAGGGCCTTTCTTTTTAGAGTCGCGACCCTTACGACTACATCAACTTTAGAGTATTTTCTTTTTAGAGTCGGTATTACTCTCCGACTACTTCTACTTAAATTATACCAAAAACATCGCTAGTGTCAAATATAAACACTATTTCGGATTTAATTCCTTCAATAAGGCCGCCACCAGAGCACGAGCTTTTGGCAAGCGATAAAATCCTGTAGAACGTTTGACCCCAATCTTAATAAACACATCCTCAATGCTCTCATCAAACTCTTTGGCGAGTAAGCCCAAAGTGATATCATACAAATCCTTATCGGCCTGTTTTACTTTCTCAAGTAAATCTTGCAGCATTTCTGCGAACATGAATTCTTCTAGTTCTTCAGTAGAGCTGTGAAGAGTAGATTCATTCGTATCAATCCATTCTTCGTATGAAATAATCTCTTCAATATTTTTGGACTTACGTGTACGAAACTCATTCAAAAAGTTCTCAACAGCATCTTTGTAGATACGCTCTGTTTGATTATATTCTTCAGAATATACTGGGATAAAAGCAACCAATACATAAACATTTAACCGTTTAGCTGGTCTCCAAGACCGAAGGGTATCTCTTTTGAGACGCATATCCTCAATAACTTGTTGGTTCTCAACCAACATAGGAGCTAGCACCTGCCCCTCTAAAAGTCCCACTTCTAGCGAGCATTCCTGCTTTTGACATTCGTTATAAATATTGTCCTTGTTTGTCATGTTTTCCACTTTCTGTCGTAAGCAGAGAAACGTGACAATACAAAGAACTCTTAACAAAATTTTCTGACCACATCAGCAATTCCTCTGCTAATTCATGGTCAACTGACTTTACAAGCTGAACTGCACACCTAATTTGTACTCTTAAAGTCACGGTAAATTAGATTTACTAATTTACAAAGTATCATCATTAGGCACCAACCATCTCAAATTACCTACTAGCGCTATTCGGCAATTGAAGAATTTTACATTCGCAAAACTTTTTATGCGTTCGCAAATATATTTTTGAACATCGCAATCCTGTCATGATATAATAAACTTAATCATTAACGATTACTTTGTTCGACTCTATTGTATTAAATGAGATTTTGAATTCGGGGACAGATTAGTACAATACGGTACAGCTTGGTACAAAAATGAAAAGGAGATAATCACTTGGATTTTCCCACTTATTTTAGAATACTGAAAAAATATCTTGGAGATGGCGCGACTATCCCAGAGTTTTTTCGAGAACTCATTGAAATGATTACTGATGATGACGCCGAAGATATCATTAGTGCTTCTGGTATTACATCTGACAAAGCAGATAGTACGCTTATCTCTTATACAAAGCCCAAAAGAGGCTTCACCAAGAAGATGGCAAATCAATTGCTCTACCGGGTCAATTCAGCTAATATGACGGAGTCTATTGAAAGTAGGCCAGATGAAACTATTCAGTTACTAGCTAATGAATTTAATACTTATTATCCTGATATTACTGCTGAAAATGCCTCGCAAAGAATTCCAGAAATTTTCGTTGACTTCATTAGAGAGAAAGCTGGGATGGGAATATCAACCACAGCTCAAAAAGCTACATTTATTAACCAGTCGAATCAACTCAAAAAACAATATGGACAATTCTTACTGACGGAAGCAAATAACTGTTGTGCATTCCCAGGCTGTGATAGACCACTCATTTTAACAAGAGGTGGTTTAGCATCGGAAAACTATGAGGTTTCAACCATTGAAAAAGATAAGGACGCTGAACCACTGAATCTGATAGCCCTCTGCCCAGATTGTTTTTTAACCTATCAAGCAGAAAGTCGCAAAAAAATTGTAACAGCTCTAAAAAATGTTAAAAAGATTCTAGTCTCTGCACATAACAGCCAACAATCGATTTCTGATATGAAGTTAGATAGTGGAATTGTCTCAGTTTTGACTAGTCTCAATAAACTAAAATTTGATGAATATGATATCTCCTATGACCCGAAGCAATTGACTGATAAGATATCACCTGAGAACAATCGTACGCTTTATCAATTGGTTAAGAACCAAGTTATTGATAACTACTTAACCATTCAAAAAATCATTATAAATTTAGATAAACAAGGAAGAATCGATTACGAGGATATCCAATATCAAATGCGATCGATGTACAAAAAGTTAAAGGCTGCCAAGCATGGTAATCTTGAGATTTTCAATACTATTTCGGAAAAACTCCATAAAGCTACACTACAGGACATCTACTTCTGCCAGATGATTGTCTCTTACTTTATCCAAAAATGCGAGGTACTTGAATAATGCAATTACCAAATAAACTTTATTCCTATCAAAAAAGCACCCTAGCCTATTTACCTAGAGTGCTACATGAAATTAAAATGGGGAACTCAAATGTGAAAGATATCTTTCATACTATCTCAGAAGAGTTGGAGGATCCGACAGATTTCTTATCCATCATGGATTGCTTATATACATTAAACGCCATTGAAATGACCAATGAAGGAGAGGTAACATTATGCTTATAGAAATGTGGTCGCCAGTCTTTAAAAAGGATGGACAAACTCGGGAACCGATTCAATTTCACCCTGGATTAAACGTTATCATGGGTATGGACTTAGCTAATAATTCTATCGGCAAATCCTCTTCTTTATTAGCAATTGACTTCATATTCGGAGGTAATAGCTATCTAAAATCAATTGCGGTTAAGAAATTAGGTGATCATCCTATCTACTTCTGCTTTCAATTTGAGAAAAAGTTTTATTTTTCAAGAGATACAGCCAATCCTGATATCATTATAGTGTGTGACAAGAACTACTCTCCAACTGGTGAAATAATGGACCTTGGAACGTTTCTTAACAAACTTAAGAAACGATATCATTTGGAATCCTCCGATTTATCATTCCGATTAGCTATGAGTGGTTTCTTTAGAATTGCAGGGAAAAATAATCAAAATACCGATTTCCCGTTACAAGTTTATGCAAGCCAAAAATCTTCCGAATCCATTACAACCCTTATCCAACTATTTAATTTGTATGATAACATTGCACGATACAAAGAAAGACTTAAGGATAAGAGTGACCAGTTAACAACGTTTCGCAATGCTCGAAAATATGAATTTATCTCCAACTTAGTTGGTGGTAAAAAGCAATTCGAGCTCAACGTCTCAGAAATTAAAAGATTGGAATATGGCTTATCACACCTTCAAGATACTTATCAAGACAACATTTGTTCGGATGACATTGAGAAACATCAGCAAAAACTCCAGCTTAGAAATACTAAGTTGGAGCTAGAAAGTATTCTCCGTGATAAACAAAGACGTCTTAAGCTATTAGATATCAGTATCGAATTTGGTTTATATCCTACTGAATCTGACTTAACAGAGCTTCAGCAATACTTCCCTGATACTAATCTCAAGAAATTATATGAAGTTGAGACCTACCACAAAAAATTGGCAACTATTTTAGATTCCGAATTCTCAACCGAACGTGAATCCCTAGTAGGTGAGATTGACGAATTAGAGAGTCAATTAGTAACTCTAAACCAAGAACTTCAAGAACTAGGAAGCATCCCAAATCTTTCAACTGAGTTCTTAGAAAACTACTCTAAACTAACAGCAACGATCAATGCACTCAAAGAGCAAAACGAAGCCTATCTGAAAGAGTCTGCTTTATCAAAAGAAAAGTCAGAAGCAGACTCTGACTTGAAGCGTAGCACCGAAGATATACTAATAGAGTTAGAAGGAAAAATCAATGCTAAAATGCGAGAGTTCAATAATATTCTGTATCCAGATATTCGCAAAGCCCCTCAAATCAATCTCAAAGCTCATAACAGCTACTCCTTCTACACCCCAGATGATGATGGTACAGGAACTAAGTTCAAAGGGATGATTTTATTTGACCTAACCATGCTCTATCTCACTAACCTGCCAGCACTGGCACACGACTCATTACTCTTGAGTAATATTAGCTACCAAGCAACCGAAGCTCTGTTGAAGCTATATGACCAATCAAAATCACTAAATAAGCAGGTGTTTTTAGCTTTCGATAAAGCAAGCTCATACTCTCCAGAAGCTAATCAACTCTTATTAGAAAATACTGTATTGCGACTCTCTAGTAACGGAAATGAACTCTACGGTATTTCATGGAATAAAGGAGAAAACTCAGATGAAGTTTAGCTACAATAAATTATGGAAACTTCTCATTGATAAAGATTGGACAAAAACAAAGCTTAGACAAGAAGCTGGGATTAGTTCTTCCACGATCGCAAAATTAGGAAAAGGGGAAAATATCACTACTGATATTTTATTGAAAATTTGTATTACACTTGATTGTAAGATTGAAGATATAGTAGAAATTATAGATAATGATGATTAATTGTAAGCGCCCAATAACAAGGTACCTATCCTCTCTTCCAGTAATTCTGCTATACTGTAGAAAATAAGAATACTGGGGGATATCTGAATGACCAAACAACCTATTGTTCCTTTGGAACAACTACCCATTTCTCGAAAATTTGAGAAAAAGCGAAGAATGCTCTTATCTTTCGTTGTAAAGTGAGAGAGCTTGATCTCTCTTTTTACTCCCCTATCTCATCTGAACAAGCTATCGCTATCTTGGATAAGGTATTGTCCTATGACCATTAACTTAAGTGATTTAGGCCAGGTCTATCTGGTTTGTGGAAAAACAGATATGAGACAGGGCATTGATTCGCTCGCTTATCTTGTTAAAAGTCAATTTGACCTAGATCCCTTCTCAGGTCAGGTATTCCTCTTTTGTGGGGGGCGGAAGGATCGCTTTAAAGCTCTTTATTGGGATGGTCAAGGATTCTGGCTCCTCTACAAGCGTTTTGAAAAAGGAAAACTCACTTGGCCAAACAATGAGTATGACGTTAAGGCTCTGACTTCTGAACAATTAAACTGGCTAATGAAAGGATTTTTCATCACTCCTAACATAAACTGTACAAAAAGTCGTGATTTCTATTGAAATCATGGCTTTTCTTTAGGTATAATATAGAAAACATTAGGAGGAGATCATTTATGGAAGAATTACTTAAAATCATTAAACAGCAGTCTAATGAGATTGCTCTCCTTCGTGAACAAGTCGTTTATCTGACACAAAAAATTTATGGCAAATCATCTGAGAAAACGATTCAAATTAATGGGCAACTCAGTCTTTTTGAAGAAGAACAATTAACTGAAGAAAAAGCGGACTTACCCAGGTGAACTTGAAACCATTACCTATCAGCGTAAGAAGGCTAAAGGAAAACGTCAAACCATTCTGAACCAATTTAAAGCCGAAGAAAGACATTATCACCTAACAGAATGTGCTTGTCCAGATTGTCATGGGGCTCTCAAAGAAATTGGTGCAACCGTTCAGCGTCAAGAACTGGTCTTTATTCCAGCACAGCTGAAGAGAGTTGACCATATCCAGCATGCCTACAAATGTCTGGCTTGTAGTGAGAAGACTCTCAGTGATAAAATTATCAAAGCTCCCGTACCTAAAGCACCACTAGCACATAGTCTAGGGTCTGCTTCAATCATTGCTCATACGATTCATCAGAAGTTTCATCTTAAAGTACCGAATTATCGTCAGGAAGAAGATTGGACTAAACTTGGTTTGCCTATAACACGCAAAGAAATCGCTAACTGGCATATTAAGGCAAGTCAGTATTATTTTGAACCACTTTATGAGCTTTTACACCAGAAATTACTAGAACAGCCCGTCCTTCATGCGGATGAAACCAGCTATCGCGTTTTAGAAAGCGATAGCCAGCTAACTTACTATTGGACCTTCTTATCTGGTAAGGATGAGAAAGAAGTAATCACTCTTTATCATCACGATAAGCGTCGTAGTGGGCTAGTTGCCCAAGAATTTCTAGGTGATTACGCTGGTTATGTTCATTGCGATATGCATGGGGCTTATCGTCAATTGGAGACTGCCAAGGCAGATAAGAGTTCTCTGGTGTTCAAAGGGCTGTGCTATTGTGATAAGATGTTTGCCTTAGAGGAGTCATGGGCTGATTTATCTTTACAAGATCGCCTGATGAAACGCCAAGATGAGTTAGAACCTTTGATGGCAGAGTTCTTTGACTGGTGTCGCAGGCAGGCTGTTCTTCCAGGCTCTAAGTTGGGACGTGCCATTGACTATAGCCTTAAGTATGAAGAAACGTTTAGAACTGTACTTAAAGATGGTAGTCTCGTCTTATCCAATAATATGGCGGAACGTGCGATCAAGTCTTTGGTTATGAGACGTAAAAATTGGCTCTTTTCACAAAGCTTTGAGGGTGCTAAATCAAGTGCTATCATTATGTCTCTATTGGCAACAGCTAAACGACATCACTTGGATAGCGAAAAATATATAGGTTACCTACTAGAGAATCTTCCGAATGAGGAGATATTCGCCAAAAAGGAAGTTCTAGAGGCTTATTTGCCATGGGCAGAGAAGGTACAACAAAATTGTAGATAACAAAATCTTCCAGAGTCAGTGAACTTTGGAAGATTTTAATATACCTTGTTATTGGGCGCTTACGTTATGACTGCTAAACAAATTCAAGAACTCCAAAAACGAAATGCTCTTACAAAATCAAAAGTCTATCTAGATTATACATCTAGATAGACTTTCCAAGCATGATGCTTGAACATATTGAATACTCTATTTAGGTTGGAGAGAGATAATTAAACATAGAGCATTCACACCGTAAAACGGAGAAAAGTTTAATGACATTTCAGGTCATAGGTCAAAAGATTTAATCCTCTTTTTTCTTAGAACCATACATAAGAGTGCTTATTAACAAAACAATTATTCCAAACAACGATAGATGAGTATTGATCTCGCCAGTAGAAGGAAGTTCAACAACACCATCTGCTTCAACTTCAGCTTTCTTATCTTTGCCTGCTTGGGCGGCATCTTCGGCTGCTTTCACGGCTGCTTCAGCTGCGGCTTCTGCGGCATCTTGGGAATCTGGTTTGCCGTTGCTATCCGCATCGTTGACGGTTACTTCTGATGTCGTTACTTGATCAAGACGTGCTTTCAACGCTTCTTTGACTGGGCCTTCTGGTAAGCTATCGACTAACGGAGTTGCTGTACCTTTCTTCTCAGTTGTGACATCGTTCAAGCCATCTACGGCTGATTTCTCATCTGGATTAACAACACCATCTGCTTCAACTTCAGCTTTCTTATCTTTGCCTGCTTGGGCGGCATCTTCGGCTGCTTTCACGGCTGCTTCAGCTGCGGCTTCTGCGGCATCTTGGGAATCTGGTTTGCCGTTGCTATCCGCATCGTTGACGGTTACTTCTGATGTCGTTACTTGATCAAGACGTGCTTTCAACGCTTCTTTGACTGGGCCTTCTGGTAAGCTATCGACTAACGGAGTTGCTGTACCTTTCTTCTCAGTTGTGACATCGTTCAAGCCATCTACGGCTGATTTCTCATCTGGATTAACAACACCATCTGCTTCAACTTCAGCTTTCTTATCTTTGCCTGCTTGGGCGGCATCTTCGGCTGCTTTCACGGCTGCTTCAGCTGCGGCTTCTGCGGCATCTTGGGAATCTGGTTTGCCGTTGCTATCCGCATCGTTGACGGTTACTTCTGATGTCGTTACTTGATCAAGACGTGCTTTCAACGCTTCTTTGACTGGGCCTTCTGGTAAGCTATCGACTAACGGAGTTGCTGTACCTTTCTTCTCAGTTGTGACATCGTTCAAGCCATCTACGGCTGATTTCTCATCTGGATTAACAACACCATCTGCTTCAACTTCAGCTTTCTTATCTTTGCCTGCTTGGGCGGCATCTTCGGCTGCTTTCACGGCTGCTTCAGCTGCGGCTTCTGCGGCATCTTGGGAATCTGGTTTGCCGTTGCTATCCGCATCGTTGACGGTTACTTCTGATGTCGTTACTTGATCAAGACGTGCTTTCAACGCTTCTTTGACTGGGCCTTCTGGTAAGCTATCGACTAACGGAGTTGCTGTACCTTTCTTCTCAGTTGTGACATCGTTCAAGCCATCTACGGCTGATTTCTCATCTGGATTAACAACACCATCTGCTTCAACTTCAGCTTTCTTATCTTTGCCTGCTTGGGCGGCATCTTCGGCTGCTTTCACGGCTGCTTCAGCTGCGGCTTCTGCGGCATCTTGGGAATCTGGTTTGCCGTTGCTATCCGCATCGTTGACGGTTACTTCTGATGTCGTTACTTGATCAAGACGTGCTTTCAACGCTTCTTTGACTGGGCCTTCTGGTAAGCTATCGACTAACGGAGTTGCTGTACCTTTCTTCTCAGTTGTGACATCGTTCAAGCCATCTACGGCTGATTTCTCATCTGGATTAACAACACCATCTGCTTCAACTTCAGCTTTCTTATCTTTGCCTGCTTGGGCGGCATCTTCGGCTGCTTTCACGGCTGCTTCAGCTGCGGCTTCTGCGGCATCTTGGGAATCTGGTTTGCCGTTGCTATCCGCATCGTTGACGGTTACTTCTGATGTCGTTACTTGATCAAGACGTGCTTTCAACGCTTCTTTGACTGGGCCTTCTGGTAAGCTATCGACTAACGGAGTTGCTGTACCTTTCTTCTCAGTTGTGACATCGTTCAAGCCATCTACGGCTGATTTCTCATCTGGATTAACAACACCATCTGCTTCAACTTCAGCTTTCTTATCTTTGCCTGCTTGGGCGGCATCTTCGGCTGCTTTCACGGCTGCTTCAGCTGCGGCTTCTGCGGCATCTTGGGAATCTGGTTTGCCGTTGCTATCCGCATCGTTGACGGTTACTTCTGATGTCGTTACTTGATCAAGACGTGCTTTCAACGCTTCTTTGACTGGGCCTTCTGGTAAGCTATCGACTAACGGAGTTGCTGTACCTTTCTTCTCAGTTGTGACATCGTTCAAGCCATCTACGGCTGATTTCTCATCTGGATTAACAACACCATCTGCTTCAACTTCAGCTTTCTTATCTTTGCCTGCTTGGGCGGCATCTTCGGCTGCTTTCACGGCTGCTTCAGCTGCGGCTTCTGCGGCATCTTGGGAATCTGGTTTGCCGTTGCTATCCGCATCGTTGACGGTTACTTCTGATGTCGTTACTTGATCAAGACGTGCTTTCAACGCTTCTTTGACTGGGCCTTCTGGTAAGCTATCGACTAACGGAGTTGCTGTACCTTTCTTCTCAGTTGTGACATCGTTCAAGCCATCTACGGCTGATTTCTCATCTGGATTAACAACACCATCTGCTTCAACTTCAGCTTTCTTATCTTTGCCTGCTTGGGCGGCATCTTCGGCTGCTTTCACGGCTGCTTCAGCTGCGGCTTCTGCGGCATCTTGGGAATCTGGTTTGCCGTTGCTATCCGCATCGTTGACGGTTACTTCTGATGTCGTTACTTGATCAAGACGTGCTTTCAACGCTTCTTTGACTGGGCCTTCTGGTAAGCTATCGACTAACGGAGTTGCTGTACCTTTCTTCTCAGTTGTGACATCGTTCAAGCCATCTACGGCTGATTTCTCATCTGGATTAACAACACCATCTGCTTCAACTTCAGCTTTCTTATCTTTGCCTGCTTGGGCGGCATCTTCGGCTGCTTTCACGGCTGCTTCAGCTGCGGCTTCTGCGGCATCTTGGGAATCTGGTTTGCCGTTGCTATCCGCATCGTTGACGGTTACTTCTGATGTCGTTACTTGATCAAGACGTGCTTTCAACGCTTCTTTGACTGGGCCTTCTGGTAAGCTATCGACTAACGGAGTTGCTGTACCTTTCTTCTCAGTTGTGACATCGTTCAAGCCATCTACGGCTGATTTCTCATCTGGATTAACAACACCATCTGCTTCAACTTCAGCTTTCTTATCTTTGCCTGCTTGGGCGGCATCTTCGGCTGCTTTCACGGCTGCTTCAGCTGCGGCTTCTGCGGCATCTTGGGAATCTGGTTTGCCGTTGCTATCCGCATCGTTGACGGTTACTTCTGATGTCGTTACTTGATCAAGACGTGCTTTCAACGCTTCTTTGACTGGGCCTTCTGGTAAGCTATCGACTAACGGAGTTGCTGTACCTTTCTTCTCAGTTGTGACATCGTTCAAGCCATCTACGGCTGATTTCTCATCTGGATTAACAACACCATCTGCTTCAACTTCAGCTTTCTTATCTTTGCCTGCTTGGGCGGCATCTTCGGCTGCTTTCACGGCTGCTTCAGCTGCGGCTTCTGCGGCATCTTGGGAATCTGGTTTGCCGTTGCTATCCGCATCGTTGACGGTTACTTCTGATGTCGTTACTTGATCAAGACGTGCTTTCAACGCTTCTTTGACTGGGCCTTCTGGTAAGCTATCGACTAACGGAGTTGCTGTACCTTTCTTCTCAGTTGTGACATCGTTCAAGCCATCTACGGCTGATTTCTCATCTGGATTAACAACACCATCTGCTTCAACTTCAGCTTTCTTATCTTTGCCTGCTTGGGCGGCATCTTCGGCTGCTTTCACGGCTGCTTCAGCTGCGGCTTCTGCGGCATCTTGGGAATCTGGTTTGCCGTTGCTATCCGCATCGTTGACGGTTACTTCTGATGTCGTTACTTGATCAAGACGTGCTTTCAACGCTTCTTTGACTGGGCCTTCTGGTAAGCTATCGACTAACGGAGTTGCTGTACCTTTCTTCTCAGTTGTGACATCGTTCAAGCCATCTACGGCTGATTTCTCATCTGGATTAACAACACCATCTGCTTCAACTTCAGCTTTCTTATCTTTGCCTGCTTGGGCGGCATCTTCGGCTGCTTTCACGGCTGCTTCAGCTGCGGCTTCTGCGGCATCTTGGGAATCTGGTTTGCCGTTGCTATCCGCATCGTTGACGGTTACTTCTGATGTCGTTACTTGATCAAGACGTGCTTTCAACGCTTCTTTGACTGGGCCTTCTGGTAAGCTATCGACTAACGGAGTTGCTGTACCTTTCTTCTCAGTTGTGACATCGTTCAAGCCATCTACGGCTGATTTCTCATCTGGATTAACAACACCATCTGCTTCAACTTCAGCTTTCTTATCTTTGCCTGCTTGGGCGGCATCTTCGGCTGCTTTCACGGCTGCTTCAGCTGCGGCTTCTGCGGCATCTTGGGAATCTGGTTTGCCGTTGCTATCCGCATCGTTGACGGTTACTTCTGATGTCGTTACTTGATCAAGACGTGCTTTCAACGCTTCTTTGACTGGGCCTTCTGGTAAGCTATCGACTAACGGAGTTGCTGTACCTTTCTTCTCAGTTGTGACATCGTTCAAGCCATCTACGGCTGATTTCTCATCTGGATTAACAACACCATCTGCTTCAACTTCAGCTTTCTTATCTTTGCCTGCTTGGGCGGCATCTTCGGCTGCTTTCACGGCTGCTTCAGCTGCGGCTTCTGCGGCATCTTGGGAATCTGGTTTGCCGTTGCTATCCGCATCGTTGACGGTTACTTCTGATGTCGTTACTTGATCAAGACGTGCTTTCAACGCTTCTTTGACTGGGCCTTCTGGTAAGCTATCGACTAACGGAGTTGCTGTACCTTTCTTCTCAGTTGTGACATCGTTCAAGCCATCTACGGCTGATTTCTCATCTGGATTAACAACACCATCTGCTTCAACTTCAGCTTTCTTATCTTTGCCTGCTTGGGCGGCATCTTCGGCTGCTTTCACGGCTGCTTCAGCTGCGGCTTCTGCGGCATCTTGGGAATCTGGTTTGCCGTTGCTATCCGCATCGTTGACGGTTACTTCTGATGTCGTTACTTGATCAAGACGTGCTTTCAACGCTTCTTTGACTGGGCCTTCTGGTAAGCTATCGACTAACGGAGTTGCTGTACCTTTCTTCTCAGTTGTGACATCGTTCAAGCCATCTACGGCTGATTTCTCATCTGGATTAACAACACCATCTGCTTCAACTTCAGCTTTCTTATCTTTGCCTGCTTGGGCGGCATCTTCGGCTGCTTTCACGGCTGCTTCAGCTGCGGCTTCTGCGGCATCTTGGGAATCTGGTTTGCCGTTGCTATCCGCATCGTTGACGGTTACTTCTGATGTCGTTACTTGATCAAGACGTGCTTTCAACGCTTCTTTGACTGGGCCTTCTGGTAAGCTATCGACTAACGGAGTTGCTGTACCTTTCTTCTCAGTTGTGACATCGTTCAAGCCATCTACGGCTGATTTCTCATCTGGATTAACAACACCATCTGCTTCAACTTCAGCTTTCTTATCTTTGCCTGCTTGGGCGGCATCTTCGGCTGCTTTCACGGCTGCTTCAGCTGCGGCTTCTGCGGCATCTTGGGAATCTGGTTTGCCGTTGCTATCCGCATCGTTGACGGTTACTTCTGATGTCGTTACTTGATCAAGACGTGCTTTCAACGCTTCTTTGACTGGGCCTTCTGGTAAGCTATCGACTAACGGAGTTGCTGTACCTTTCTTCTCAGTTGTGACATCGTTCAAGCCATCTACGGCTGATTTCTCATCTGGATTAACAACACCATCTGCTTCAACTTCAGCTTTCTTATCTTTGCCTGCTTGGGCGGCATCTTCGGCTGCTTTCACGGCTGCTTCAGCTGCGGCTTCTGCGGCATCTTGGGAATCTGGTTTGCCGTTGCTATCCGCATCGTTGACGGTTACTTCTGATGTCGTTACTTGATCAAGACGTGCTTTCAACGCTTCTTTGACTGGGCCTTCTGGTAAGCTATCGACTAACGGAGTTGCTGTACCTTTCTTCTCAGTTGTGACATCGTTCAAGCCATCTACGGCTGATTTCTCATCTGGATTAACAACACCATCTGCTTCAACTTCAGCTTTCTTATCTTTGCCTGCTTGGGCGGCATCTTCGGCTGCTTTCACGGCTGCTTCAGCTGCGGCTTCTGCGGCATCTTGGGAATCTGGTTTGCCGTTGCTATCCGCATCGTTGACGGTTACTTCTGATGTCGTTACTTGATCAAGACGTGCTTTCAACGCTTCTTTGACTGGGCCTTCTGGTAAGCTATCGACTAACGGAGTTGCTGTACCTTTCTTCTCAGTTGTGACATCGTTCAAGCCATCTACGGCTGATTTCTCATCTGGATTAACAACACCATCTGCTTCAACTTCAGCTTTCTTATCTTTGCCTGCTTGGGCGGCATCTTCGGCTGCTTTCACGGCTGCTTCAGCTGCGGCTTCTGCGGCATCTTGGGAATCTGGTTTGCCGTTGCTATCCGCATCGTTGACGGTTACTTCTGATGTCGTTACTTGATCAAGACGTGCTTTCAACGCTTCTTTGACTGGGCCTTCTGGTAAGCTATCGACTAACGGAGTTGCTGTACCTTCTTCTCAGTTGTGACATCGTTCAAGCCATCTACGGCTGATTTCTCATCTGGATTAACAACACCATCTGCTTCAACTTCAGCTTTCTTATCTTTGCCTGCTTGGGCGGCATCTTCGGCTGCTTTCACGGCTGCTTCAGCTGCGGCTTCTGCGGCATCTTGGGAATCTGGTTTGCCGTTGCTATCCGCATCGTTGACGGTTACTTCTGATGTCGTTACTTGATCAAGACGTGCTTTCAACGCTTCTTTGACTGGGCCTTCTGGTAAGCTATCGACTAACGGAGTTGCTGTACCTTTCTTCTCAGTTGTGACATCGTTCAAGCCATCTACGGCTGATTTCTCATCTGGATTAACAACACCATCTGCTTCAACTTCAGCTTTCTTATCTTTGCCTGCTTGGGCGGCATCTTCGGCTGCTTTCACGGCTGCTTCAGCTGCGGCTTCTG
Coding sequences within:
- a CDS encoding ABC-three component system protein, coding for MDFPTYFRILKKYLGDGATIPEFFRELIEMITDDDAEDIISASGITSDKADSTLISYTKPKRGFTKKMANQLLYRVNSANMTESIESRPDETIQLLANEFNTYYPDITAENASQRIPEIFVDFIREKAGMGISTTAQKATFINQSNQLKKQYGQFLLTEANNCCAFPGCDRPLILTRGGLASENYEVSTIEKDKDAEPLNLIALCPDCFLTYQAESRKKIVTALKNVKKILVSAHNSQQSISDMKLDSGIVSVLTSLNKLKFDEYDISYDPKQLTDKISPENNRTLYQLVKNQVIDNYLTIQKIIINLDKQGRIDYEDIQYQMRSMYKKLKAAKHGNLEIFNTISEKLHKATLQDIYFCQMIVSYFIQKCEVLE
- a CDS encoding ABC-three component system middle component 7; its protein translation is MQLPNKLYSYQKSTLAYLPRVLHEIKMGNSNVKDIFHTISEELEDPTDFLSIMDCLYTLNAIEMTNEGEVTLCL
- a CDS encoding DUF2326 domain-containing protein translates to MLIEMWSPVFKKDGQTREPIQFHPGLNVIMGMDLANNSIGKSSSLLAIDFIFGGNSYLKSIAVKKLGDHPIYFCFQFEKKFYFSRDTANPDIIIVCDKNYSPTGEIMDLGTFLNKLKKRYHLESSDLSFRLAMSGFFRIAGKNNQNTDFPLQVYASQKSSESITTLIQLFNLYDNIARYKERLKDKSDQLTTFRNARKYEFISNLVGGKKQFELNVSEIKRLEYGLSHLQDTYQDNICSDDIEKHQQKLQLRNTKLELESILRDKQRRLKLLDISIEFGLYPTESDLTELQQYFPDTNLKKLYEVETYHKKLATILDSEFSTERESLVGEIDELESQLVTLNQELQELGSIPNLSTEFLENYSKLTATINALKEQNEAYLKESALSKEKSEADSDLKRSTEDILIELEGKINAKMREFNNILYPDIRKAPQINLKAHNSYSFYTPDDDGTGTKFKGMILFDLTMLYLTNLPALAHDSLLLSNISYQATEALLKLYDQSKSLNKQVFLAFDKASSYSPEANQLLLENTVLRLSSNGNELYGISWNKGENSDEV
- a CDS encoding helix-turn-helix domain-containing protein encodes the protein MKFSYNKLWKLLIDKDWTKTKLRQEAGISSSTIAKLGKGENITTDILLKICITLDCKIEDIVEIIDNDD
- the tnpB gene encoding IS66 family insertion sequence element accessory protein TnpB (TnpB, as the term is used for proteins encoded by IS66 family insertion elements, is considered an accessory protein, since TnpC, encoded by a neighboring gene, is a DDE family transposase.) — translated: MTINLSDLGQVYLVCGKTDMRQGIDSLAYLVKSQFDLDPFSGQVFLFCGGRKDRFKALYWDGQGFWLLYKRFEKGKLTWPNNEYDVKALTSEQLNWLMKGFFITPNINCTKSRDFY
- a CDS encoding IS66 family transposase, producing the protein MEELLKIIKQQSNEIALLREQVVYLTQKIYGKSSEKTIQINGQLSLFEEEQLTEEKADLPR
- the tnpC gene encoding IS66 family transposase, with amino-acid sequence MKKKRTYPGELETITYQRKKAKGKRQTILNQFKAEERHYHLTECACPDCHGALKEIGATVQRQELVFIPAQLKRVDHIQHAYKCLACSEKTLSDKIIKAPVPKAPLAHSLGSASIIAHTIHQKFHLKVPNYRQEEDWTKLGLPITRKEIANWHIKASQYYFEPLYELLHQKLLEQPVLHADETSYRVLESDSQLTYYWTFLSGKDEKEVITLYHHDKRRSGLVAQEFLGDYAGYVHCDMHGAYRQLETAKADKSSLVFKGLCYCDKMFALEESWADLSLQDRLMKRQDELEPLMAEFFDWCRRQAVLPGSKLGRAIDYSLKYEETFRTVLKDGSLVLSNNMAERAIKSLVMRRKNWLFSQSFEGAKSSAIIMSLLATAKRHHLDSEKYIGYLLENLPNEEIFAKKEVLEAYLPWAEKVQQNCR